The following proteins come from a genomic window of Natrinema saccharevitans:
- the hcsL gene encoding halo-CC-star protein HcsL has protein sequence MSEAHSDEESVESPFQTFVETLTDSETYQEFTAASRALENDPAAMELLQEFREKQRRMQCEGFDQSLLSELRDLKSEISDNEIIQRYQDAQEALVDLLQETNDVISEQIDREFAQSTGGGCC, from the coding sequence ATGAGCGAAGCTCATTCGGACGAAGAGTCAGTTGAATCGCCGTTTCAAACGTTTGTCGAGACACTTACAGACTCGGAGACCTATCAGGAGTTCACAGCGGCTAGCCGTGCCCTCGAAAACGACCCGGCGGCGATGGAACTGCTGCAAGAGTTCCGGGAGAAACAGCGACGGATGCAATGCGAGGGGTTCGACCAATCGCTTCTGAGCGAGTTGCGAGACCTCAAATCGGAGATATCGGACAACGAGATAATTCAGCGATACCAAGACGCACAGGAAGCGCTCGTCGATCTCCTCCAGGAGACGAACGACGTGATCAGCGAGCAGATCGATCGGGAGTTCGCCCAGTCAACCGGAGGTGGCTGCTGTTGA
- the hcsS gene encoding halo-CC-star protein HcsS codes for MLLSATDEEVLAAAEAFGEELADNQSDAAPSELEAMLLEYNEAISEAIGLEYGSVCGADDCC; via the coding sequence CTGCTGTTGAGCGCGACCGACGAGGAAGTGCTGGCCGCTGCCGAAGCGTTCGGTGAGGAACTGGCCGACAACCAGTCTGATGCGGCACCATCCGAGTTAGAGGCGATGCTACTGGAATACAACGAAGCGATTAGCGAAGCGATCGGCCTGGAGTACGGGAGCGTCTGTGGTGCAGACGACTGCTGCTGA
- a CDS encoding TrmB family transcriptional regulator, translated as MTQDNLTNEAVSLLQNLGLQEYEARCFLALTRLPSGTAKEIHEISEVPRTRVYDAIRVLESQGLVEVQHSSPQQFRAVGIDEATRTLRQKYDNRIDTLESYLETVEHRESEPDDDRMQEVWSLTGRDAIESRTFDLLAEADSEIALVVADETFLSDEVYETLHAAIDRDVSVILGGRTEEITSRLGTELPAARVFETNLDFLIGSMTDHEVAISRILLVDRETLLIGSYYPDSEDPTEQAIFASGLENGIVVLLRRLISSGLTAVEDPNP; from the coding sequence ATGACACAGGACAATCTTACGAACGAGGCGGTCAGTCTACTCCAGAATCTCGGGCTTCAGGAGTACGAAGCGCGGTGTTTTCTGGCATTGACGCGGCTACCCAGCGGTACGGCCAAAGAAATACACGAGATCTCGGAGGTCCCCCGAACGCGGGTCTACGACGCCATTCGGGTACTCGAATCACAGGGGCTGGTCGAGGTACAACACTCGAGCCCCCAGCAGTTCCGGGCGGTCGGTATCGACGAAGCCACGCGGACTCTCCGACAGAAGTACGACAACCGGATCGACACCCTCGAGTCGTACCTCGAGACCGTCGAACACCGGGAGAGCGAACCCGACGACGACCGGATGCAGGAGGTGTGGTCGCTGACCGGACGCGACGCGATCGAATCGCGAACGTTCGACCTGCTCGCGGAGGCCGACAGCGAGATCGCGCTGGTCGTCGCCGACGAAACCTTCCTCTCGGACGAGGTCTACGAAACGTTACACGCCGCGATCGACCGGGACGTCTCGGTCATCCTCGGCGGCCGGACCGAGGAGATCACCTCGCGACTGGGGACGGAACTGCCGGCCGCCCGCGTGTTCGAGACGAACCTCGACTTCCTCATCGGTTCGATGACCGACCACGAGGTCGCGATCAGTCGCATCTTGCTCGTCGATCGGGAGACGCTGCTGATCGGGTCGTACTATCCCGACAGCGAGGACCCGACCGAGCAGGCGATCTTCGCCAGCGGCCTCGAGAACGGGATCGTCGTGTTGCTCCGGCGGTTGATCTCGTCCGGACTGACCGCCGTCGAGGATCCGAATCCGTAA
- a CDS encoding DNA cytosine methyltransferase: MGTPTCIDLFAGAGGFSLGFQEAGFDIIAAADKSEAALKTYEHNIDGVTTADVHLDRITPKELAETVEVNPKDVDVVIGGPPCKGFSVAGKMDPDDPRNSLVANYINIVEYFDPDAVVMENVTGILHMEDGEYKRRIIHALRDAGYKIDDQPPTLRAAHYGVPQLRDRVFFFASKEGKIDPPSPTHYGPNDDSSAKSSDLEEYITVEEAIDDLSYLEYGEKSIEYELDANSKYQKEMRNNAEGIPNHKATNHGETVRRRFRRFEPGDEMGDLDKEHQTKKHSMKRWDPNKPAPTVTTLPEDFIHYSQPRIPTVRELARIQSFPDTFEFKGPRTTGGKRRRNTVPQYTQVGNAVPPELAKSVGEAVKSHLKTKRVTT; encoded by the coding sequence ATGGGTACGCCAACCTGTATTGATCTCTTCGCTGGCGCCGGTGGTTTTTCACTCGGGTTTCAAGAGGCTGGTTTTGATATAATTGCTGCTGCAGATAAGAGCGAAGCTGCCCTAAAGACATATGAGCATAATATAGATGGGGTGACTACTGCAGACGTACATCTTGATAGAATTACCCCTAAAGAACTGGCTGAAACGGTAGAGGTTAACCCAAAAGATGTAGATGTTGTCATCGGTGGCCCACCGTGTAAAGGGTTCTCAGTAGCAGGGAAGATGGATCCGGATGACCCACGAAACTCACTTGTAGCTAATTACATCAATATCGTCGAGTATTTCGACCCAGATGCAGTAGTAATGGAGAATGTAACGGGAATTCTGCATATGGAGGATGGAGAATACAAGAGGCGGATAATACACGCGCTTCGAGATGCTGGTTACAAAATTGATGATCAACCACCGACTCTTCGAGCTGCTCATTACGGTGTACCCCAACTCCGCGACCGGGTATTTTTCTTTGCCTCAAAGGAAGGTAAGATCGATCCCCCTTCACCGACCCATTATGGACCTAACGACGATTCTTCTGCCAAATCTAGCGATTTAGAGGAATATATCACTGTTGAAGAGGCTATTGATGATCTATCCTATCTTGAATATGGTGAGAAATCTATAGAGTACGAATTAGACGCGAATAGTAAATATCAAAAAGAGATGCGAAATAACGCAGAAGGGATTCCCAATCATAAAGCAACTAACCATGGCGAAACCGTACGTAGACGATTTCGTCGGTTTGAGCCAGGTGATGAAATGGGTGATCTCGACAAAGAACACCAAACGAAGAAACATTCGATGAAGCGTTGGGATCCTAACAAGCCTGCACCAACAGTTACTACACTCCCAGAGGACTTCATACATTATTCTCAACCGCGGATACCTACTGTTCGAGAACTTGCTAGAATTCAGTCTTTCCCAGACACATTTGAATTCAAAGGACCTCGGACGACAGGGGGTAAACGTCGGCGAAACACTGTTCCCCAATATACGCAAGTAGGAAATGCGGTCCCACCGGAACTAGCAAAATCAGTTGGGGAAGCAGTGAAGAGCCATCTGAAAACCAAGCGAGTTACGACTTAA
- a CDS encoding DUF7389 domain-containing protein: MSEDDAISITTELTRGTSTDDRDKIRAEVSAESVDELEGKLERVRRQLEDWADEVRNIQPENSRGRRQLADDQSELGEVEA, translated from the coding sequence ATGAGCGAGGACGACGCGATCTCGATCACGACTGAACTCACGCGCGGGACGTCGACCGACGATCGCGACAAGATCCGCGCGGAAGTGAGCGCCGAGTCCGTCGACGAACTCGAGGGCAAACTCGAGCGAGTTCGCCGGCAGCTCGAGGACTGGGCCGACGAGGTCCGGAACATCCAGCCGGAGAACTCTCGAGGCCGTCGTCAACTCGCCGATGATCAGTCTGAACTCGGGGAGGTCGAAGCATGA
- a CDS encoding cold-shock protein yields MANGTVDFFNDTGGYGFIETDDADEDVFFHMEDVGGPDLEEGTDIEFDIEQAPKGPRATNVVRN; encoded by the coding sequence ATGGCAAACGGAACGGTTGATTTCTTCAACGACACGGGCGGTTACGGTTTCATCGAGACTGACGACGCGGACGAGGACGTTTTCTTCCACATGGAGGACGTTGGCGGTCCGGACCTCGAAGAAGGCACAGACATCGAGTTCGACATCGAACAGGCCCCCAAGGGCCCGCGAGCGACGAACGTCGTTCGTAACTAA
- a CDS encoding class I SAM-dependent methyltransferase — MAGNRDRTQRRDESEVKRGDVRETYDRIATHFASTREYAWPEVESFVASHATDRGPDAVGLDLGCGNCRHAELLAADCGSVVGLDVSRGLLETGRERALERAFEVELIQGDAAALPLTDDGVDVAVYVATLHHLPTRAARVTSLDELARVLSPDGRALVSAWSTAHDRFDVTEGFDTTVEWTLPSGEAVERFYHIYAPEEFEADLVASDLALREWELSSGNCYATVAGANQSG; from the coding sequence ATGGCCGGGAACCGGGATCGAACGCAGCGTCGGGACGAAAGTGAGGTGAAACGCGGCGATGTCCGCGAGACGTACGACCGGATTGCGACCCACTTCGCGTCCACGCGCGAGTACGCGTGGCCGGAAGTCGAATCATTCGTCGCGTCCCACGCGACTGATCGGGGTCCCGATGCAGTCGGCCTCGACCTTGGGTGTGGCAACTGCCGCCACGCCGAACTGCTCGCGGCAGACTGCGGGTCCGTCGTGGGCCTCGACGTGAGCCGTGGCCTGCTCGAGACGGGTCGGGAACGCGCCCTCGAGCGGGCGTTCGAGGTCGAGTTGATCCAGGGGGACGCGGCCGCGCTTCCGCTCACTGACGACGGCGTTGACGTGGCGGTCTACGTCGCGACGCTGCATCACCTGCCGACGCGCGCGGCTCGGGTGACGAGTCTCGACGAGCTCGCCCGCGTGTTGTCCCCGGACGGCCGTGCGCTGGTCAGTGCGTGGTCGACCGCTCACGACCGGTTCGACGTGACCGAGGGGTTCGATACGACCGTCGAGTGGACCCTACCCAGTGGCGAGGCGGTCGAGCGCTTCTATCACATTTACGCGCCTGAGGAGTTCGAGGCCGACCTCGTCGCCAGCGACCTCGCGCTCCGGGAGTGGGAACTCTCGAGCGGGAACTGCTATGCCACGGTCGCGGGCGCGAATCAGTCTGGATAG
- a CDS encoding sulfite exporter TauE/SafE family protein, which yields MELFGMSVLLVGTFVGFGLLIGILFGFFGMGGSFLVTPALLVMGYDANVAVGSGLAFVFGTSVIATLKHRDLGQVDYKLGILMIAGTTAGIEVGKVGLEYLQELGLAGSVVSVAYVFLLGGIGVFVTYEAMKGGGDGLEHDVDEDADLEDEEIPEIAQKIQSYSVPPMISIRGGFTVSLWMVLLVAFATGVLSGFLGVGGGFIRMPALFYLIGVPVPVAVGTDLFEIVFSGGIGSFLYAQSGAVDLSIVVPLLAGSALGARIGAAATNLVDEDDIKVYFGIMLLLGSIAVAVREIGGVLEMPVLDTVSLAIILGAALLVSGAVVYSGIAVLRDGTDASPSVAD from the coding sequence ATGGAACTGTTCGGAATGAGCGTTCTCCTCGTCGGGACGTTCGTCGGGTTCGGCCTGCTCATCGGAATCCTGTTCGGATTCTTCGGGATGGGCGGGTCGTTCCTGGTCACGCCCGCACTGCTGGTGATGGGCTACGACGCCAACGTCGCGGTCGGGTCCGGACTCGCGTTCGTCTTCGGGACCTCCGTCATCGCGACGCTCAAACACCGCGACCTCGGCCAGGTCGACTACAAACTCGGCATCCTGATGATCGCCGGCACTACCGCCGGTATCGAGGTCGGGAAAGTCGGCCTCGAGTACCTGCAGGAACTCGGCCTGGCCGGCTCGGTGGTCAGCGTCGCGTACGTCTTCCTGCTCGGCGGGATCGGCGTCTTCGTCACCTACGAGGCGATGAAAGGTGGCGGTGACGGCCTCGAACACGACGTCGACGAGGACGCCGACCTCGAGGACGAGGAGATTCCCGAGATCGCACAGAAGATCCAGTCCTACAGCGTCCCGCCGATGATCTCCATTCGGGGCGGGTTCACGGTCTCGCTGTGGATGGTCCTGCTGGTGGCGTTCGCGACGGGGGTGCTGTCGGGCTTCCTGGGCGTCGGCGGCGGCTTCATCCGCATGCCCGCGCTGTTCTACCTGATCGGCGTCCCCGTCCCGGTCGCGGTCGGCACCGACCTGTTCGAGATCGTCTTCTCGGGCGGGATCGGGAGCTTCCTCTACGCCCAGTCGGGCGCCGTCGACCTGAGCATCGTCGTGCCGCTGCTGGCCGGGAGCGCACTCGGCGCGCGCATCGGCGCGGCCGCGACGAACCTCGTCGACGAGGACGACATCAAGGTCTACTTCGGGATCATGCTGTTGCTCGGCTCGATCGCGGTCGCCGTCCGCGAGATCGGTGGCGTCCTCGAGATGCCGGTCCTCGATACGGTGAGCCTGGCGATCATCCTCGGTGCGGCGCTGCTCGTCAGCGGAGCCGTCGTCTACAGCGGTATCGCCGTGCTTCGCGATGGAACGGACGCGTCGCCATCGGTCGCCGACTGA
- a CDS encoding GNAT family N-acetyltransferase, producing the protein MEYDLLGWPADGPKLRLDHERFSYAGKFVMTNTGKAVARTDDGRLVAAVAFNEDRTDADTLWLRYVTVDRDRRGEGIGPALCRYVRDRTLERGYERLRIAVNNPFAYEALYRTGFAYTGETTGIAELILEYPTPGDPETAAWTDRERYQAGLEEYRNRDLADAEERFLESRTGSDPPALESRDT; encoded by the coding sequence GTGGAATACGACCTGCTCGGTTGGCCGGCCGACGGCCCGAAACTCCGACTCGACCACGAGCGGTTCAGCTACGCCGGCAAGTTCGTCATGACGAACACGGGCAAGGCCGTCGCCCGCACCGACGACGGCCGACTCGTCGCCGCCGTCGCGTTCAACGAGGACCGGACCGACGCCGACACGCTGTGGCTGCGCTACGTCACCGTCGACCGGGACCGGCGTGGCGAGGGGATCGGCCCCGCGCTCTGTCGGTATGTCCGCGATCGTACCCTCGAGCGGGGCTACGAGCGGCTCCGGATCGCCGTCAACAACCCCTTCGCCTACGAGGCGCTCTACCGGACCGGCTTCGCCTACACCGGGGAGACGACCGGGATCGCCGAACTGATCCTCGAGTACCCGACGCCGGGCGACCCCGAGACCGCCGCGTGGACCGACCGCGAGCGGTACCAGGCCGGCCTCGAGGAATACCGCAATCGGGACCTCGCCGACGCGGAGGAACGGTTCCTCGAGTCGCGAACGGGGAGTGACCCACCGGCACTCGAGTCGCGTGACACGTGA
- a CDS encoding HalOD1 output domain-containing protein, protein MTPGSDRERRCRRERPEAVTRALTTVIYISVSSGVYRTGDPCVDDVTVRREFDWSETPPSIAIVVTIAEIENVDPIDLPTTVGTTLYSYVDPGALDALVDGERVAVSFSMAGYRVRIDGTELTVAAE, encoded by the coding sequence GTGACTCCGGGTTCGGATCGAGAGCGACGGTGCCGCCGAGAACGGCCGGAGGCTGTAACCCGCGCCCTCACAACGGTTATATACATCTCCGTGTCGTCGGGGGTTTACCGCACCGGTGATCCCTGCGTGGACGACGTGACCGTACGACGTGAGTTCGATTGGTCGGAGACACCGCCGAGCATCGCTATCGTAGTTACGATCGCGGAGATCGAGAACGTCGATCCGATCGATCTCCCGACGACCGTCGGGACGACGCTGTACTCGTACGTCGACCCCGGTGCGCTGGACGCGCTCGTCGACGGCGAGCGGGTCGCCGTGTCGTTTTCCATGGCGGGGTATCGTGTCCGGATCGACGGCACCGAGCTGACAGTGGCCGCCGAGTAG
- a CDS encoding tyrosine-type recombinase/integrase, which produces MSDDLEPISPREAVDLYVSHRELEVSEKTLQNHKYRLDAFVEWCAKVGIDNLNDLTGRHLHQYRVWRQEDVNIVTLRGQLATLRVFLEFCASIDAVEPGMRERVKLPDVDRGEEARDEMLDADRAHKIIGYLERYKRASRDHVIMAILWHTGIRLGSLRAVDLEDYEPDEQCFWLRHRPDTGTPLKNQEPAERAIALDDYYCDVLDEYLRFHRHDVVDEHGREPLVTSDQGRLSSGQIRSEVYRLTQPCMIEECPHDRDPADCEATGYGHYYDCPSSLSPHTIRRGAITHQLREDIPEKIVSDRCDVSSEVLDRHYDRRTDREKMEQRRDFIEDL; this is translated from the coding sequence ATGAGCGACGACCTCGAGCCGATCTCACCACGCGAAGCGGTCGACCTCTACGTCTCGCACCGCGAACTCGAGGTGAGCGAGAAGACGCTCCAGAACCACAAGTACCGGCTCGACGCTTTCGTCGAGTGGTGTGCGAAGGTCGGCATCGACAACCTCAACGATCTCACCGGCCGGCATCTCCACCAATACCGGGTGTGGCGACAGGAGGACGTGAACATCGTCACACTCCGCGGACAGCTCGCCACGCTCCGCGTCTTCCTCGAGTTCTGCGCGTCGATCGACGCCGTCGAACCGGGGATGCGCGAGCGGGTGAAACTGCCGGATGTCGACCGCGGTGAGGAGGCCCGCGACGAGATGCTCGACGCCGATCGCGCCCACAAGATCATCGGCTACCTCGAGCGGTACAAGCGCGCGAGCCGGGACCACGTCATCATGGCGATCCTCTGGCACACGGGGATCCGCCTTGGGAGCCTTCGCGCGGTCGACCTCGAGGACTACGAACCCGACGAGCAGTGCTTCTGGTTGCGCCACCGGCCCGATACGGGCACGCCGCTCAAGAATCAGGAGCCGGCCGAGCGGGCGATCGCGCTCGACGACTACTACTGCGATGTCCTCGATGAGTACCTCCGCTTCCACCGCCACGATGTCGTGGACGAACACGGGCGCGAACCGCTCGTGACGAGCGACCAAGGCCGGTTGAGTTCCGGCCAGATCCGGTCGGAGGTGTACCGGCTCACGCAACCCTGCATGATCGAGGAGTGTCCGCACGACCGTGATCCGGCGGACTGCGAAGCCACGGGGTACGGGCACTACTACGACTGCCCGAGCAGCCTCTCGCCGCACACGATCAGGCGCGGGGCGATCACCCATCAGCTCCGCGAGGACATTCCCGAGAAGATCGTCAGCGATCGGTGTGACGTGTCCTCGGAAGTCCTCGATCGCCACTACGACCGCCGTACAGACCGTGAGAAGATGGAACAGCGACGCGACTTCATCGAAGACCTATAA
- a CDS encoding carboxymuconolactone decarboxylase family protein codes for MPSATEESGDDFRKKTFTARSLVAGIARFVQNIPRLVRAKRADRVSDRFAEKIMLAVTAVNDCQYCTRYHTDLARETGVDRETITLILERDVDAAVDDTELPALLFAQQYAETDEKPGREALEALEAAYGRETAGDIVAFARAIYFGNLLGNTYDGVRFALARRAQAGRRGLRDARSRVGRAVERLRERCPV; via the coding sequence GTGCCGAGTGCTACAGAAGAATCCGGCGACGACTTCCGAAAGAAAACGTTCACGGCTCGATCACTGGTTGCTGGTATTGCTCGGTTTGTACAGAATATTCCACGACTCGTACGGGCCAAGCGTGCCGACCGAGTCAGTGACCGGTTCGCGGAGAAGATCATGCTCGCGGTCACGGCGGTCAACGACTGCCAGTACTGTACCCGGTATCACACCGATCTCGCACGGGAAACCGGCGTCGACCGGGAGACGATCACCCTGATCCTCGAGCGCGACGTCGACGCGGCCGTCGACGACACCGAACTGCCCGCGCTCCTGTTCGCCCAGCAGTACGCGGAAACGGACGAGAAGCCGGGTCGGGAGGCACTGGAAGCGTTAGAAGCGGCCTACGGCCGCGAGACGGCGGGCGACATCGTCGCGTTCGCTCGTGCGATCTACTTCGGGAACCTGCTGGGTAACACGTACGACGGAGTCCGCTTCGCGCTCGCCCGGCGCGCGCAAGCGGGACGACGAGGACTGCGGGACGCGCGGTCGCGTGTCGGCCGTGCCGTCGAACGGCTACGCGAGCGGTGTCCGGTCTGA
- a CDS encoding transcriptional regulator, with amino-acid sequence MVDDAFDALADGHRRRLLLSLLDHNPQDVSTVDGIPWKVAEIDEELTRKYHVHLPKLVDYGYIEWHRDAGTVVKGPQFDEIRPLLELLDDHRDELPDGWP; translated from the coding sequence ATGGTCGACGACGCGTTCGATGCGCTGGCAGACGGTCACCGACGACGGTTGTTGCTCAGTCTCCTGGATCACAACCCGCAAGACGTCTCGACGGTCGACGGCATTCCCTGGAAGGTCGCCGAGATCGACGAGGAACTGACGCGGAAATACCACGTCCATCTCCCGAAACTGGTCGACTACGGCTACATCGAGTGGCACCGCGACGCTGGGACCGTCGTTAAGGGGCCGCAATTCGACGAGATACGCCCGCTGCTCGAGTTACTGGACGACCATCGGGACGAACTCCCCGACGGATGGCCCTGA
- a CDS encoding phosphoadenosine phosphosulfate reductase family protein, giving the protein MSNDAISSETDHERGNHVALISGGMDSAVAAHIAIEDGPADLLVYLDTRTGLDENREYIEEYADALGVQLWTLRTPESYEDRVIEDGFPGPSRHSIMYRSLKERQIGRLATMSAGRGRASDLHMWTGVRSAESQRRMEHVEPESDGPRWVWHAPIHDWTKEDCREYLEKYDIPRNPLWETLGRSGDCFCGCFGSPEEKLDLRAAGCEYQAEWIEELEDRVDVDDPAKERETWAWGAFDDDERRSERVENDDAQMTLCSTCSPHPDSSQNDRSLQTVSDQGGER; this is encoded by the coding sequence ATGAGCAACGACGCGATCTCGAGCGAAACTGACCACGAGCGGGGAAACCATGTCGCCCTGATCTCTGGCGGGATGGACTCGGCGGTCGCCGCGCACATCGCCATCGAGGACGGACCGGCGGACCTACTCGTCTATCTCGATACGCGAACGGGACTCGACGAGAACCGCGAGTATATCGAAGAGTATGCGGATGCACTCGGCGTTCAGCTATGGACGCTCCGTACACCCGAATCCTACGAGGACCGCGTCATAGAGGACGGCTTCCCAGGGCCGAGCCGCCATAGCATCATGTACCGGTCGTTGAAGGAACGCCAAATCGGACGGCTCGCGACGATGTCTGCTGGGCGCGGTCGGGCGTCTGACCTCCACATGTGGACCGGCGTCCGATCGGCAGAGTCCCAGCGTCGGATGGAACACGTCGAACCGGAGAGTGACGGCCCACGCTGGGTCTGGCACGCGCCGATCCACGACTGGACCAAAGAGGACTGTCGTGAGTACCTCGAGAAGTACGATATCCCCCGAAACCCACTATGGGAGACACTCGGGCGGTCGGGTGACTGCTTCTGTGGCTGCTTCGGATCGCCGGAAGAGAAGCTCGACCTTCGCGCTGCTGGGTGCGAGTATCAAGCCGAGTGGATCGAGGAACTTGAGGACCGCGTCGACGTAGACGATCCCGCGAAGGAACGCGAGACGTGGGCCTGGGGAGCGTTTGATGACGACGAGCGCCGGAGCGAGCGCGTCGAGAACGACGACGCGCAGATGACCCTCTGTTCGACATGTTCGCCTCATCCTGACAGCAGTCAGAACGACCGGTCACTGCAGACGGTCTCTGATCAGGGAGGTGAACGATGA
- a CDS encoding helix-turn-helix domain-containing protein, whose protein sequence is MRQSGTWMTIWDDRILEIIRDEDAGRVGDLTDRDAIRISPSSVSRRCKKLAEHGLLTPLGNGVYTITERGEAYLDEEYDAENETYLNGGDSRDGPSASGTTQS, encoded by the coding sequence ATGAGACAATCTGGGACATGGATGACGATCTGGGATGATCGGATCCTCGAGATCATTCGTGACGAAGATGCTGGGCGGGTTGGGGATCTCACCGACAGAGACGCCATTCGTATCTCTCCGTCCTCAGTATCCCGACGATGCAAGAAACTTGCAGAACATGGCCTTCTTACCCCCCTTGGAAACGGAGTCTACACGATCACCGAGCGGGGCGAAGCATACCTCGATGAGGAGTACGACGCCGAAAACGAGACCTACCTCAACGGCGGCGACTCGAGAGACGGACCGAGCGCCAGTGGAACCACTCAATCCTAA